The following are encoded together in the Equus quagga isolate Etosha38 chromosome 15, UCLA_HA_Equagga_1.0, whole genome shotgun sequence genome:
- the LOC124227038 gene encoding butyrophilin-like protein 1, whose product MVTTRTTRCKLSPELGLVGALRSPGASGNPLGSIQIVRGECVVMCSCVCGRLSEFSVKGPDEPINVLLGADATLPCQLSPEQSAAHMHIRWYRDQLSPAVLVYQNGQERGGQQMLEYRGRTELVGDSIHKGSVALLIQHVRASDNGQYQCRFEDGHISQEAIVELHVIGLGSAPHVHMMGPEDGGIRVLCSSGGWFPKPRVQWSNMAGVKLPTLSESQTQDGDGLFYVEASLVVTDSSLGNVTCSIQNPFSGQEKVSAIFLPEPFFPRTSPWKAALAGTLPVLGLLLIGISYTGWREHQAKEREVKKTKKESHERDQMRNEKEMALTAKANLEAELEGRKALYNEDWKKALLYPDWRKEQFQLAPVTLSHEIFHQNDSDPERKENFREGTQDLSLSNKQEDCNLITLTQEGFSFWRHFWEVDIEDIDEWTLGIYEEPIENNKYLQKKKYRVLQKKGCEYRALTYCLQDISLEKSLLIEKCPRKIVIFLDYEDGDISFYNMTDGTHIFSFTQASFSGSVHPYFKLKSMEMSSSAQY is encoded by the exons ATGGTGACCACAAGAACAACCAGGTGCAAACTCTCTCCGGAGCTGGGCCTTGTCGGTGCACTGAGGAGTCCAGGAGCTTCCGGGAACCCCCTTGGCTCAATCCAGATCGTGAGAGGGGAATGTGTGGTGATGTGCAGCTGTGTCTGTGGGAGAT TGTCTGAGTTTTCTGTGAAGGGACCAGATGAGCCCATCAATGTCTTGCTAGGGGCAGATGCCACTCTGCCCTGCCAGCTGTCCCCTGAGCAGAGTGCAGCCCACATGCACATCCGGTGGTACCGAGACCAGCTCTCCCCTGCTGTGCTTGTGTACCAGAATGGACAGGAACGAGGCGGGCAGCAGATGCTGGAGTACCGCGGAAGAACGGAGTTGGTGGGGGACTCCATCCACAAGGGGTCTGTGGCGCTGCTGATCCAACACGTCCGTGCCTCTGACAATGGCCAATACCAGTGTCGTTTTGAGGATGGTCACATCTCCCAAGAGGCCATCGTGGAGCTGCATGTTATAG GTTTGGGCTCTGCCCCTCACGTTCACATGATGGGGCCTGAGGATGGTGGGATCCGAGTGCTGTGCTCCTCAGGTGGCTGGTTCCCAAAACCCAGAGTGCAGTGGAGCAACATGGCGGGAGTGAAGCTACCaaccctctctgagtctcaaacCCAAGATGGAGATGGGCTCTTCTATGTGGAAGCATCTCTTGTGGTCACAGACAGCTCCCTGGGCAACGTGACCTGCTCCATCCAGAATCCCTTCTCTGGCCAAGAAAAAGTGTCAGCCATCTTCCTTCCAG AGCCTTTCTTCCCCAGGACATCTCCATGGAAGGCAGCCCTGGCTGGGACACTCCCTGTGTTGGGGCTCCTCCTCATCGGGATCAGCTACACTGGCTGGAGAGAAcatcaagccaaagagagagaagtaaagaaaacaaagaaagaatctcATGAAAGAGATCAGAtgaggaatgaaaaggaaatggCACTTACTGCCAAAG CAAACCTTGAGGCAGAGCTTG AAGGGCGAAAAGCATTATACAATGAAG ATTGGAAGAAGGCCCTGCTGTATCCTG ACTGGAGAAAGGAACAGTTCCAGCTTG CCCCTGTGACTCTAAGTCATGAAATCTTTCACCAGAACGATTCTGacccagagagaaaagagaacttcaGGGAGGGAACACAGGATCTATCTCTCAGTAATAAGCAAGAAGACTGCAACCTTATCACACTTACTCAGGAAGGCTTCAgtttctggagacatttttgggaGGTGGACATTGAAGACATTGATGAGTGGACTCTAGGCATTTATGAGGAGCCCATAGAGAATAACAAATatctacaaaagaagaaatacagagtCTTACAGAAGAAGGGATGTGAATACAGGGCTCTCACCTATTGTCTACAAGATATTTCTCTAGAAAAGTCTCTCCTGATAGAAAAGTGTCCGCGAAAGATTGTGATTTTCCTGGATTATGAGGATGGTGATATTTCTTTCTACAACATGACTGATGGTACCCACATTTTCTCCTTTACCCAAGCAAGCTTCTCTGGGTCTGTCCATCCTTACTTCAAACTTAAATCCATGGAAATGTCTTCATCTGCACAATATTAA